One window of the Sciurus carolinensis chromosome 8, mSciCar1.2, whole genome shotgun sequence genome contains the following:
- the Pnpla8 gene encoding LOW QUALITY PROTEIN: calcium-independent phospholipase A2-gamma (The sequence of the model RefSeq protein was modified relative to this genomic sequence to represent the inferred CDS: inserted 2 bases in 2 codons; deleted 1 base in 1 codon), whose protein sequence is MSRIKSTLNSVSKAVFGNQNEMISRLAQFKPSSRILRKVSDGGWLKQKTFKQAIKSLKKYSDKSAEKSPVAEEKSHIADTEDIGKQSLFRYTTSITTKFGESFYFLSNHINSYFKREEKMSPKKENKHFQDKSELEGEKTQEKKSLSPDPGMLIDKPGSESSIDSMDKPASPSGMPEVLPVSTKQSIANFLSRPTEGVQALVGGYIGGLVPKLKYDSKSQPEEQEDPTKTEQAISKDKTPEEKKRLSLQREKIIARVSIDNRTRALVQALRRTADPKLCITRVEELTFHLLEFPEGKGVAVKEKIIPYLLRLRQIKDETLQAAVREILALIGYVDPVKGRGIRILTIDGGGTRGVVALQTLRKLVELTQKPVHQLFDYICGVSTGAILAFMLGLFHMPLDECEELYRKLGSDVFSQNVIVGTVKMSWSHAFYDSQTWEKILKDRMGSALMIXTARNPTCPKVAAVSTIVNRGITPKAFVFRNYGHFPGXNSHYLGGCQYKMWQAIRASSAAPGYFAEYALGNDLHQDGGLLLNNPSALAMHECKCLWPDVPLECIVSLGTGRYESDVRNSTTYTSLKTKLSNVINSATDTEEVHIMLDGLLPPDTYFRFNPVMCENIPLDESRNEKRDQLQLEGMKYIERNEQKMKKVAKILSQEKTTLQKINDWIKLKTDMYEGLPFFSKL, encoded by the exons ATGTCCCGTATTAAAAGTACTTTGAACTCTGTTTCAAAGGCTGTTTTTGGTaatcaaaatgaaatgatttcACGGTTAGCTCAATTTAAGCCAAGCTCTCGAATATTAAGAAAAGTATCAGATGGTGGCTGgttaaaacagaaaacttttaaacaagCCATCAAATCTCTGAAaaaatatagtgataaatcaGCAGAAAAGAGTCCTGTTGCAGAAGAGAAAAGTCACATTGCAGATACAGAAGATATAGGAAAACAAAGCCTTTTTCGTTACACAACTAGTATAACCACAAAATTTGGAGAGTCATTCTACTTTTTATCAAATCATATTAATTCATACTTTAAACGTGAGGAAAAAATGtctccaaaaaaggaaaataaacattttcaggaTAAATCAGAACTTGAAGGTGAAAAGACTCAAGAAAAGAAGTCCCTTTCTCCAGATCCTGGCATGCTGATTGATAAACCAGGCTCTGAATCTTCCATAGATTCTATGGACAAGCCTGCAAGTCCAAGTGGAATGCCTGAGGTTCTTCCAGTTTCTACTAAACAGAGTATTGCTAACTTTCTCTCTCGACCCACTGAAGGTGTACAAGCTTTGGTAGGTGGTTATATTGGTGGACTTGTCCCCAAATTAAAATATGACTCAAAGAGTCAGCCAGAAGAACAGGAAGATCCTACTAAAACTGAGCAGGCTATCAGCAAAGACAAAACTCCTGAGGAGAAAAAGCGCTTGTCTCTTCAGCGAGAAAAG ATTATTGCAAGAGTGAGTATTGATAACAGAACCCGGGCGTTGGTTCAGGCATTAAGAAGAACTGCTGACCCAAAGCTCTGCATTACTAGGGTTGAAGAACTAACTTTTCATCTTCTAGAATTTCCTGAAGGAAAAGGAGTGGCTGTGAAG gaaaaaattattccatatttATTACGACTTAGACAAATTAAGGATGAAACTCTTCAGGCTGCAGTAAGAGAAATTTTGGCCTTAATTGGCTATGTGGATCCTGTGAAAGGGAGGGGTATCCGAATTCTCACAATTGATGGTGGAGGAACGAG gGGTGTGGTTGCTCTTCAGACACTGAGGAAATTAGTTGAACTTACACAGAAACCAGTTCATCAGCTCTTTGATTATATTTGTGGAGTAAGCACAG GAGCCATATTAGCTTTCATGTTGGGATTGTTCCACATGCCCTTGGACGAATGTGAAGAACTTTATCGAAAATTAGGATCCGATGTATTTTCACAAAATGTCATTGTTGGGACAGTCAAAATGAGTTGGAGCCACGCATTTTACGACAGTCAAACATGGGAAAAGATTCTTAA GGATAGAATGGGTTCTGCACTAATGA GAACAGCAAGAAACCCTACATGTCCTAAG GTAGCTGCTGTAAGTACCATAGTTAACAGAGGAATAACGCCAAAAGCCTTTGTGTTCAGAAACTATGGTCATTTTCCTG TCAACTCTCATTATTTGGGAGGCTGTCAATATAAAATGTGGCAGGCCATTCGAGCCTCATCAGCTGCTCCAGGCTACTTTGCAGAATACGCATTGGGAAATGATCTTCATCAA GATGGAGGTTTACTTCTGAATAACCCTTCAGCAttagcaatgcatgagtgtaaaTGTCTTTGGCCGGATGTCCCACTGGAGTGCATAGTATCCCTGGGCACTGGACGTTACGAGAGTGATGTGAGAAATTCTACGACGTACACAAGCCTGAAAACCAAACTTTCTAATGTTATCAACAGTGCTACAGACACAGAAG aagTCCATATAATGCTTGATGGCCTGTTACCTCCTGACACCTATTTTAGATTC AACCCTGTCATGTGTGAAAACATACCTCTTGATGAAAGTCGAAATGAAAAACGGGATCAGCTGCAGTTGGAAGGGATGAAGtatatagaaagaaatgaacaaaaaatgaaaaaagttgcaaaaatattaAGTCAAGAAAAAACAACTCTGCAGAAAATTAATGATTGGATAAAGTTAAAAACTGACATGTATGAAGGTCTtccattcttttcaaaattgtga